The Armatimonadota bacterium genome window below encodes:
- the rplC gene encoding 50S ribosomal protein L3 → MLPGILGRKIGMTHIFNDAGKMVPVTVVEAGPVYVTQLKNEEKDGYTAIQVGFGDAPERKLTFPKFGHLKKAGLTKNLRTLREFRVAKTDGVELGQEFDVSLFAEGEAVTVTGVSKGRGFAGGVKRYHFKGQHMTHGFMTHRRPLSNGATGPQRVFKGKRGPGRMGTDTVTQAGLKIVKIDAERNLLLIDGSVPGPNGANVTVNKVKK, encoded by the coding sequence ATGCTTCCAGGCATTTTAGGACGAAAAATAGGCATGACCCACATCTTTAACGATGCGGGCAAAATGGTGCCCGTTACCGTCGTGGAAGCGGGGCCCGTCTACGTAACTCAGTTGAAGAACGAAGAGAAAGACGGATACACCGCAATCCAGGTCGGTTTCGGAGACGCGCCAGAGCGCAAGCTCACTTTCCCCAAATTTGGCCACCTCAAAAAGGCGGGCCTCACGAAGAACCTTCGCACCCTCCGCGAATTCCGTGTAGCAAAAACTGATGGCGTCGAACTCGGTCAAGAGTTCGACGTTTCTTTGTTTGCGGAAGGCGAGGCGGTGACGGTGACCGGAGTCAGTAAAGGTCGCGGCTTTGCTGGTGGTGTCAAGCGGTACCACTTCAAGGGTCAGCACATGACTCACGGCTTCATGACTCACCGACGCCCGCTCTCGAACGGTGCTACCGGCCCCCAGAGGGTTTTCAAAGGTAAGCGCGGTCCGGGTCGTATGGGTACCGATACGGTGACTCAGGCTGGTCTCAAGATCGTGAAGATCGACGCTGAGCGAAATCTGTTGCTCATCGACGGTTCCGTACCTGGCCCTAACGGCGCAAACGTTACGGTTAACAAGGTGAAGAAATAA